A region of Sphingomonas sp. DNA encodes the following proteins:
- the pheS gene encoding phenylalanine--tRNA ligase subunit alpha produces the protein MTNDLENMTGEWLARVEAAGDLAALEAERVAALGKQGAVTGLLKTLGGMSPEERQSAGPRIHALREAVTGAIAAKKEALEGAELERRLATEGLDMTLPVEAGGEGSVHPVSQVMDELAEIFADLGFSVATGPEIEDDWRNFTALNIPESHPARAMHDTFYFDRTDADGHKMLLRTHTSPVQIRTMQSQEPPIYVIAPGRTYRSDSDATHTPMFHQIEGLVIDKGITLGHLKWTLETFLKAFFERDDIVLRLRPSYFPFTEPSAEVDVGYRLENGRRVLGGSDRWMELLGSGMVHPRVIANCGLDPDEWQGFAFGCGIDRLAMLKYGMDDLRAFFDGDLRWLRHYGFRALDVPTLSGGVGA, from the coding sequence ATGACGAACGACCTTGAGAACATGACCGGCGAATGGCTCGCACGCGTCGAGGCGGCGGGCGATCTCGCGGCGCTGGAGGCGGAGCGGGTGGCCGCGCTCGGCAAGCAGGGGGCGGTGACGGGGCTGCTCAAGACGCTGGGCGGGATGTCGCCCGAGGAGCGGCAGAGCGCGGGGCCGCGCATCCACGCGCTGCGCGAGGCCGTCACCGGGGCGATCGCCGCGAAGAAGGAGGCGCTGGAAGGCGCCGAGCTGGAGCGGCGGCTGGCGACCGAGGGGCTGGACATGACGCTCCCGGTCGAGGCCGGCGGCGAGGGCAGCGTCCATCCGGTCAGCCAGGTGATGGACGAGCTGGCGGAGATTTTCGCCGATCTCGGTTTCTCGGTCGCGACCGGGCCGGAGATCGAGGACGACTGGCGCAACTTCACCGCGCTCAACATCCCCGAAAGCCATCCCGCGCGGGCGATGCACGACACCTTCTACTTCGATCGCACGGACGCGGACGGGCACAAGATGCTGCTGCGCACCCACACCTCGCCGGTGCAGATCCGCACGATGCAGTCGCAGGAGCCGCCGATCTACGTGATCGCGCCGGGGCGGACCTATCGCTCCGACAGCGACGCGACCCACACGCCGATGTTCCACCAAATCGAGGGGCTGGTGATCGACAAGGGGATCACGCTCGGTCATCTCAAATGGACGCTGGAGACCTTCCTCAAGGCCTTCTTCGAGCGCGACGACATCGTGCTGCGCCTGCGCCCGTCCTATTTCCCCTTCACCGAGCCTTCGGCCGAGGTGGACGTCGGCTATCGCCTTGAGAACGGCCGGCGCGTGCTGGGCGGCAGCGACCGCTGGATGGAGCTGCTCGGCTCCGGCATGGTCCACCCCCGGGTGATCGCCAATTGCGGGCTCGATCCCGACGAGTGGCAGGGCTTCGCCTTCGGTTGCGGCATCGATCGGCTCGCCATGCTGAAATACGGCATGGACGATCTGCGCGCCTTCTTCGACGGCGACCTGCGCTGGCTGCGCCATTACGGTTTCCGTGCACTCGACGTGCCCACGCTCAGCGGAGGAGTGGGGGCATGA
- a CDS encoding DUF2083 domain-containing protein has protein sequence MADRKLYLGGRLRRLRRELGLNQSAMAAEIGVSPSYLNHMERNQRPVTAQVLLRLSETYDLDLKTFAAEGADGTGPEQLGEIFADPMFADIGIPRYELVEIANSAPAVADAVSRLYAAYAEMRRRPADGAPEAPTLTPESWVRDHIQAQRNHFPYLEEAAETLAGALGDPLAIAEPLRRRLKEAFGIEARVVPPELLDGASQHYDLHRKRLMLSALLRGESRTFAIAYQLALVEFRPLLERMIAAAAPPDAPTRRLLHMSLANYAAGAIMMPYAPFLAAAETHLYDIDRLCAEFGASVEQVAHRLTTLGRSGARGVPFFMLRVDSAGNVSKRFAGESFPFSRFGGTCPRWNLHSAFQTPGRVVTQVVETPDGQRYFTIACTVDRSVRLDPREDSQLAIGLGCDLKHANRIAYAAGLDLASPHVTPIGPACTLCPRARCPQRAAAPAGRTLTVQETRKTISPFPFLGG, from the coding sequence ATGGCGGATCGGAAGCTCTACCTTGGCGGGCGCTTGCGCCGCCTGCGCCGCGAGCTGGGGCTGAACCAAAGCGCGATGGCCGCCGAGATCGGCGTGTCGCCCTCCTATCTCAACCATATGGAGCGCAACCAGCGCCCCGTGACAGCGCAGGTGCTGCTGCGCCTCAGCGAGACCTACGATCTCGATCTCAAGACTTTCGCGGCGGAGGGCGCGGACGGGACGGGGCCGGAGCAGTTGGGCGAGATTTTCGCCGATCCCATGTTCGCCGATATCGGCATTCCGCGCTACGAGCTGGTCGAGATCGCCAACAGCGCGCCCGCCGTGGCCGACGCCGTCTCACGCCTTTACGCGGCCTATGCGGAGATGCGGCGGCGCCCCGCGGACGGCGCGCCGGAGGCGCCGACCCTGACCCCGGAAAGCTGGGTGCGCGATCATATCCAGGCGCAGCGCAACCATTTCCCCTATCTGGAGGAGGCGGCCGAGACGCTGGCCGGCGCGCTCGGCGATCCGCTCGCCATCGCCGAACCGCTGCGGCGGCGGCTGAAGGAGGCGTTCGGGATCGAGGCGCGGGTGGTGCCGCCGGAATTGCTCGACGGGGCGAGCCAGCATTACGATCTGCACCGCAAGCGCCTGATGCTCTCGGCGCTGCTGCGCGGCGAGAGCCGGACCTTCGCCATCGCCTACCAGCTCGCTTTGGTCGAGTTCCGGCCGCTGCTGGAGCGGATGATCGCCGCCGCCGCGCCGCCGGACGCGCCGACCCGGCGGCTGCTCCACATGAGTCTCGCCAATTATGCGGCGGGCGCGATCATGATGCCCTATGCGCCCTTCCTGGCGGCCGCCGAGACGCATCTTTACGACATCGATCGCCTCTGCGCGGAATTCGGGGCGAGCGTCGAGCAGGTGGCGCATCGGCTGACCACGCTCGGGCGAAGCGGCGCGCGCGGCGTCCCCTTCTTCATGCTGCGCGTCGACTCGGCCGGGAATGTCTCGAAGCGCTTCGCCGGGGAAAGCTTCCCGTTCAGCCGCTTCGGCGGCACCTGCCCGCGCTGGAACCTGCACAGCGCCTTCCAGACGCCCGGCCGTGTCGTGACGCAGGTGGTCGAGACGCCCGACGGCCAGCGTTATTTCACCATCGCCTGCACGGTGGACCGCTCCGTCCGTCTCGATCCGCGCGAGGACAGCCAGCTCGCCATCGGCCTCGGCTGCGATCTCAAGCATGCAAACCGCATCGCCTACGCCGCCGGCCTCGACCTCGCCAGCCCCCACGTCACCCCGATCGGCCCCGCCTGCACCCTGTGCCCCCGCGCCCGCTGCCCCCAGCGCGCCGCCGCCCCGGCCGGTCGGACGCTGACCGTGCAGGAGACGCGCAAGACGATCTCGCCATTTCCGTTTCTGGGGGGATGA
- the aceA gene encoding isocitrate lyase, with protein MTDFADLIPAPTGRFDGITRPYTPAEVERLRGSVAIEHSLARRGANRLWELLKSEDYINALGALSGNQAMQMVRAGLKAIYLSGWQVAADANTAGAMYPDQSLYPANAGPELCRRINRTLQRADQIEHMEGGPQRDWFAPIVADAEAGFGGPLNCFEIMKAYIEAGAAGVHFEDQLASEKKCGHLGGKVLIPTQAHIRNLDAARLAADVCGVPTILVARTDAESARLITSDVDARDHEFLTGERTPEGFFRLEEGTGVDHCIKRGLAFASHADLLWWETSHPNLDDARRFAEAIQKAHPGKMMAYNCSPSFNWEAKLDKETIARFQRELGAMGYKFQFVTLAGFHQLNHGMFELARGYRDRGMAAYSELQQAEFASEADGYTATRHQREVGTGYFDLVATTLAGGEASTTALAESTETAQFRKEAA; from the coding sequence ATGACCGATTTCGCCGACCTGATCCCCGCCCCGACCGGCCGTTTCGACGGCATCACCCGGCCCTATACACCGGCCGAAGTCGAGCGGCTGCGCGGCTCGGTGGCGATCGAGCACAGCCTTGCCCGGCGCGGCGCGAACCGCCTGTGGGAGTTGCTGAAGTCCGAGGACTATATCAACGCGCTGGGCGCCCTCAGCGGCAACCAGGCGATGCAGATGGTCCGCGCGGGGCTGAAGGCGATCTATCTCAGTGGCTGGCAGGTCGCGGCCGACGCCAACACCGCCGGGGCCATGTATCCGGACCAGTCGCTCTACCCGGCCAATGCCGGCCCGGAGTTGTGCCGCCGGATCAACCGCACCCTGCAGCGCGCCGACCAGATCGAGCATATGGAGGGCGGTCCCCAACGCGACTGGTTCGCCCCGATCGTCGCCGATGCCGAGGCCGGCTTCGGCGGGCCGCTCAACTGCTTCGAGATCATGAAGGCCTATATCGAGGCGGGCGCCGCCGGCGTCCATTTCGAGGACCAGCTCGCGAGCGAGAAGAAGTGCGGCCATCTGGGCGGCAAGGTGCTGATCCCGACCCAGGCGCATATCCGCAATCTCGACGCGGCCCGGCTGGCGGCGGATGTGTGCGGCGTGCCCACCATCCTCGTCGCCCGCACCGATGCGGAGAGCGCCAGGCTCATCACCTCCGACGTCGACGCGCGCGACCATGAATTCCTGACCGGCGAGCGCACGCCCGAGGGCTTCTTCCGCTTGGAAGAAGGCACCGGCGTCGATCATTGCATCAAGCGCGGCCTCGCCTTCGCAAGCCACGCCGACCTGCTGTGGTGGGAGACGAGCCATCCGAATCTGGACGATGCCCGCCGCTTCGCCGAGGCGATCCAGAAGGCCCATCCGGGCAAGATGATGGCCTATAATTGCTCGCCCAGCTTCAACTGGGAAGCCAAGCTCGACAAGGAGACCATCGCCAGATTCCAGCGCGAGCTGGGCGCGATGGGGTACAAGTTCCAGTTCGTGACGCTGGCGGGCTTCCACCAGCTCAATCACGGCATGTTCGAGCTGGCGCGCGGCTACCGGGACCGCGGCATGGCGGCCTATTCCGAGCTCCAGCAGGCGGAGTTCGCCAGCGAGGCGGACGGCTATACCGCGACCCGCCACCAGCGCGAAGTCGGCACCGGCTATTTCGATCTGGTCGCGACCACGCTGGCGGGCGGCGAGGCCTCGACCACCGCGCTCGCCGAATCGACCGAGACCGCGCAATTCCGGAAGGAGGCCGCGTGA
- a CDS encoding GreA/GreB family elongation factor → MSVAFRRESDEEHKEPRFELPLPPGPNLVTAAGLKQAEDMVAALEAEIAAETEETALADKQRTLRYSRTRLATAELAPPPPDGEVAFGTRVTFRLNGQERTLAIVGDDEADPAVGKIAFSAPLARALIGAGPGDFTDFGGKADAIEVMSVIALER, encoded by the coding sequence ATGAGCGTCGCCTTCCGCCGCGAAAGCGATGAGGAGCACAAGGAGCCGAGGTTCGAGCTGCCGCTGCCGCCCGGCCCCAATCTCGTCACCGCCGCCGGTCTCAAGCAGGCCGAGGACATGGTGGCGGCCCTCGAAGCCGAGATCGCCGCCGAGACGGAAGAGACCGCGCTGGCCGACAAGCAACGCACCCTGCGCTACTCGCGCACCCGCCTCGCCACCGCCGAACTGGCCCCGCCGCCGCCCGACGGCGAAGTCGCCTTCGGTACCCGCGTCACCTTCCGCCTGAACGGTCAGGAACGCACCCTCGCCATCGTCGGCGACGACGAGGCCGATCCTGCGGTGGGGAAGATCGCGTTTTCGGCCCCGCTGGCGCGGGCGCTGATCGGGGCGGGGCCTGGGGATTTCACGGATTTTGGCGGGAAGGCGGATGCGATCGAGGTGATGTCTGTCATCGCGCTTGAGCGCTGA
- a CDS encoding GIY-YIG nuclease family protein — translation MDEGRRGGWVYIMADRYRGAMYVGVTSDLVVRIHQHRNGDGSDFCRRYGLTRLVWAERGAAIEDCIAHEKRLKKWRRAWKFELIEHANPDWRDMYDAMM, via the coding sequence ATGGACGAGGGGCGGCGCGGCGGCTGGGTGTATATCATGGCGGACCGTTATCGCGGCGCCATGTATGTCGGAGTCACCTCCGATCTTGTCGTCCGCATCCATCAACACAGGAACGGGGATGGCTCAGACTTCTGTCGCCGCTATGGTCTCACCCGGCTCGTCTGGGCCGAGCGTGGCGCGGCGATCGAAGACTGCATCGCGCATGAAAAGCGCCTGAAGAAGTGGCGGCGCGCTTGGAAGTTCGAATTGATCGAGCACGCCAATCCGGATTGGCGAGACATGTATGACGCGATGATGTGA
- the pheT gene encoding phenylalanine--tRNA ligase subunit beta produces MKFTLSWLKEHLETDASLAQVLDALTAIGLEVEGVENPAEKLGAFCVAKVLTAAPHPQADKLQVLTVDAGDGPLQVVCGAPNARAGLVGVFGAPGAVVPANGMVLKVAAIRGVESNGMMCSTRELELGEDHEGIIELPADAPVGTSFADYAGLDDPVIDISVTPNRQDAMGVHGIARDLAAAGLGTLKAVEAPDIPGTFPCPIEIRTDDPAGCPAFYGRVVRGVTNGPSPDWLQQRLKAVGLRPISALVDMTNYIMLSYGRPLHVYDLARLDGALVARRARDGEEVLALNGKTYRLDSSITVIADDKGADDIGGIMGGEASGVTETTTDIVIECAYFDPEHIALAGQKLGLTSDARSRFERGVDPAFLEAGLQLATQMAVELAGGEPSQIVRAGTPPVPDKVVDYRPGRCLDLAGVDVPEDRQAQILQRLGFTVTRGDPWRVAVPSWRRDMDGAADIVEEVIRIEGLDKVPSTSLPRAPGVARPTATAEQRTERRVRRTAAARGLNEAVTWSFISEAEAAPFGGAAWLLANPISEEMKAMRPSLLPGLLGAARRNLARGAEGVRLFEVGRRYLDEAERPTVGIVLAGAAARHWRRPGARGHDAYDAKAEALALLAAAGAPVDNLQVPGAASDVYHPGRSGKLTLGPKTVLAEFGVLHPRVAKTFDLDGPVVAAEVYLDAIPAKREVGRMRSAYAPPALQPVRRDFAFLMPVELASDQLLRAVRNADKAAIVGASLFDVFTGAGVGEGRKSLAIEVILQPAEKSFTDDELKGISEKIVAAAEKLGASLRG; encoded by the coding sequence ATGAAGTTCACTTTGTCGTGGCTGAAGGAGCATCTGGAAACGGATGCGAGCCTTGCCCAGGTGCTCGATGCGCTGACCGCGATCGGGCTTGAGGTGGAAGGCGTGGAAAATCCGGCCGAAAAGCTGGGTGCTTTCTGCGTCGCGAAGGTGCTGACCGCCGCGCCCCATCCGCAGGCGGACAAGCTGCAGGTGCTGACCGTCGATGCGGGCGACGGTCCCCTGCAGGTCGTCTGCGGCGCGCCCAATGCCCGCGCCGGCCTCGTCGGCGTGTTCGGGGCGCCGGGCGCGGTGGTGCCGGCCAATGGCATGGTGCTGAAGGTCGCCGCGATCCGCGGAGTCGAATCGAACGGCATGATGTGCTCGACCCGTGAGCTGGAGCTGGGCGAGGATCATGAGGGCATCATCGAGCTGCCCGCCGACGCGCCGGTGGGGACAAGCTTCGCCGATTATGCCGGGCTGGACGATCCGGTGATCGACATTTCGGTGACGCCCAACCGGCAGGACGCGATGGGCGTCCACGGCATCGCCCGCGATCTCGCCGCTGCCGGACTGGGGACTTTGAAGGCGGTCGAGGCGCCGGACATTCCCGGCACCTTCCCCTGCCCGATCGAGATCCGCACCGACGATCCCGCCGGCTGCCCGGCCTTTTACGGCCGCGTCGTGCGCGGTGTGACGAACGGGCCGTCGCCGGACTGGCTGCAACAGCGGCTGAAGGCGGTGGGGTTGAGGCCGATCAGCGCGCTGGTCGACATGACCAACTACATCATGCTGAGCTACGGCCGGCCGCTCCACGTCTACGATCTCGCCCGGTTGGACGGCGCGCTGGTGGCGCGGCGCGCGCGCGACGGCGAGGAGGTGCTGGCGCTCAACGGCAAGACCTACCGGCTCGATTCCAGCATCACGGTCATCGCGGACGACAAGGGCGCGGACGATATCGGCGGGATCATGGGTGGCGAGGCCAGCGGCGTCACCGAGACGACCACCGACATCGTCATCGAATGTGCCTATTTCGATCCGGAGCATATCGCGCTCGCCGGACAGAAGCTGGGCCTCACCTCGGACGCGCGCAGCCGCTTCGAGCGCGGCGTCGATCCCGCCTTCCTGGAGGCGGGTCTGCAGCTCGCCACGCAGATGGCGGTGGAGCTGGCCGGGGGCGAGCCCTCGCAGATCGTGCGGGCGGGCACCCCGCCGGTGCCGGACAAGGTGGTCGATTATCGTCCCGGGCGATGCCTGGATCTGGCCGGTGTCGATGTACCGGAGGATCGGCAGGCGCAGATATTGCAGCGGCTGGGCTTCACCGTGACGCGCGGCGATCCGTGGCGCGTTGCCGTGCCGAGCTGGCGGCGCGACATGGACGGCGCGGCCGACATCGTCGAGGAAGTGATTCGCATCGAAGGGCTGGACAAGGTGCCTTCCACGTCGCTGCCGCGCGCGCCGGGCGTGGCGCGGCCGACGGCCACGGCGGAGCAGCGGACCGAGCGCCGGGTGCGGCGCACGGCCGCCGCGCGCGGACTGAACGAGGCGGTGACGTGGAGCTTCATCTCCGAGGCTGAGGCGGCGCCGTTCGGCGGCGCGGCCTGGCTGCTCGCCAATCCGATCAGCGAGGAGATGAAGGCGATGCGGCCCTCGCTGCTGCCCGGCTTGCTCGGCGCGGCGCGGCGCAATCTGGCGCGCGGCGCGGAAGGCGTGCGGCTGTTCGAGGTCGGCCGGCGCTATCTGGACGAGGCGGAGCGGCCGACGGTCGGCATCGTGCTGGCGGGCGCGGCGGCGCGGCACTGGCGGCGGCCCGGCGCGCGCGGCCATGACGCCTATGACGCCAAGGCGGAGGCGCTGGCCCTGCTCGCGGCGGCGGGGGCGCCGGTCGACAATCTGCAGGTGCCGGGAGCGGCGTCCGACGTCTATCACCCGGGGCGCTCCGGCAAGCTGACCTTGGGGCCGAAGACGGTGCTGGCCGAATTCGGCGTGCTCCATCCGCGCGTGGCGAAAACCTTCGATCTCGACGGACCGGTGGTTGCCGCCGAAGTCTATCTCGACGCCATCCCGGCGAAGCGCGAGGTGGGCCGGATGCGCAGCGCCTATGCGCCGCCCGCGCTCCAGCCGGTCCGGCGCGATTTCGCTTTCCTGATGCCGGTCGAACTGGCGTCGGATCAGCTGCTGCGCGCCGTCAGGAATGCGGACAAAGCGGCGATCGTGGGAGCAAGCCTGTTCGACGTCTTCACCGGCGCGGGCGTGGGCGAAGGCCGGAAGAGCCTGGCCATCGAGGTGATCCTGCAACCGGCGGAGAAGAGCTTCACCGACGATGAGCTGAAAGGCATCTCGGAGAAGATCGTCGCGGCGGCGGAAAAGTTGGGGGCGAGCCTCAGAGGCTAG
- a CDS encoding helix-turn-helix transcriptional regulator, with product MTRNRSLSPHARALLAILAESGSRWAHGYDLCQRAGIKSGTLYPLLIRLEKQGYLEAEWQSPAEPGRPPRHAYRLTSTGRALALENPPLGSAGGTKLSEGLA from the coding sequence GTGACCCGGAACCGCAGCCTGTCCCCTCACGCCAGAGCCCTACTTGCCATATTGGCGGAGAGTGGCAGCCGCTGGGCGCACGGCTACGACCTGTGCCAGCGCGCGGGAATCAAATCCGGCACGTTGTATCCGCTGCTGATCCGGCTGGAGAAGCAAGGTTATCTGGAAGCAGAATGGCAGAGCCCGGCGGAGCCCGGCCGCCCGCCGCGTCACGCCTATCGGCTGACGTCGACGGGGCGCGCGCTTGCCCTGGAGAATCCTCCGCTCGGCTCGGCTGGCGGGACAAAGCTCTCGGAGGGGCTGGCATGA